Proteins from a single region of Macaca fascicularis isolate 582-1 chromosome 5, T2T-MFA8v1.1:
- the LOC107129805 gene encoding large ribosomal subunit protein eL37: MTKGTSSFGKRRNKTHTLCRRCGSKAYHLQKSTCGKCGYPAKRKRKYNWSAKAKRRNTTGTGRMRHLKIVYRRFRHGFREGTTPKPKRAAVAASSSS, encoded by the coding sequence ATGACGAAGGGAACGTCATCGTTTGGAAAGCGTCGCAATAAGACGCACACATTGTGCCGCCGCTGTGGCTCTAAGGCCTACCACCTTCAGAAGTCGACCTGTGGCAAATGTGGCTACCCTGCCAAGCGCAAGAGAAAGTATAACTGGAGTGCCAAGGCTAAAAGACGAAATACCACCGGAACTGGTCGAATGAGGCACCTAAAAATTGTATACCGCAGATTCAGGCATGGATTCCGTGAAGGAACAACACCTAAACCCAAGAGGGCAGCTGTTGCAGCATCTAGCTCATCTTAA